A stretch of Aerococcus urinaehominis DNA encodes these proteins:
- the malQ gene encoding 4-alpha-glucanotransferase: MTRASGVLLHISSLANDFGIGSFGQSAYDFVDFLVATKQSYWQILPLTTTSYGDSPYQSFSAFAGNTHFIDLERLSQAGLLNPAAYRDVDFGSDPNKIDYAKVFEARRPILEQAVANFVNQGLDQSSAYQKFVTASQDWLDPYCRYMTVKEKFGLQAWYEWDEAYQDYQSEAVAHYVASQPDTYKFHEVCQYFFQVQWQELKAYANSHHIQIIGDMPIYVARDSVEMWQRPEYFKVDVKMNPTMVAGVPPDAFTADGQYWGNPIYDWDYMADQGYDWWLWRLDHSFDLYDIIRIDHFRGFESFWEVPFGAPTAAYGHWTKGPGNQLFDSLKAARGDLAIIAEDLGYMTQEVIDMRDATGYPGMRILQFAFDGEADSDDLPHHYPVNSVAYVGTHDNETARGWYEETASQAIRDQMDAYLNRRPGEPASHALNRGIAASVSDTVIYTMQDLLDLGNEARMNVPSTIGINWMWRMDSRAITNTLKEQLLNLTSLYFRENEKLSEDPEDI; this comes from the coding sequence ATGACTAGAGCAAGCGGTGTATTATTACATATTTCTTCCCTAGCCAATGATTTTGGTATCGGCTCTTTTGGTCAATCAGCCTATGACTTCGTTGATTTTTTAGTAGCAACCAAGCAGAGCTACTGGCAAATATTGCCACTGACAACAACTAGTTATGGTGATTCACCCTACCAATCTTTCTCGGCTTTTGCCGGCAATACCCATTTTATCGACTTAGAGCGTCTAAGTCAGGCAGGTTTGTTAAATCCTGCTGCTTACCGGGATGTGGACTTTGGTAGTGACCCTAATAAAATCGATTATGCTAAGGTGTTTGAGGCTAGACGGCCTATCCTGGAGCAGGCGGTTGCCAATTTTGTCAATCAAGGCTTGGACCAGTCGTCGGCCTATCAAAAATTTGTGACGGCTAGCCAAGACTGGCTTGATCCCTATTGTCGTTACATGACGGTAAAAGAAAAATTTGGCCTACAGGCTTGGTATGAATGGGATGAAGCCTACCAGGACTATCAGAGTGAGGCAGTGGCTCATTATGTCGCTAGTCAACCTGATACTTATAAGTTTCATGAAGTTTGCCAATACTTCTTCCAGGTTCAGTGGCAGGAGCTCAAGGCTTATGCTAATAGTCACCATATCCAAATTATCGGCGATATGCCGATTTATGTGGCTCGCGATAGTGTGGAGATGTGGCAACGGCCCGAATATTTCAAGGTTGATGTCAAGATGAATCCGACCATGGTTGCTGGTGTACCACCTGATGCCTTTACGGCCGATGGTCAATATTGGGGCAACCCGATTTATGATTGGGATTATATGGCTGACCAGGGCTATGACTGGTGGCTATGGCGTTTAGACCATAGTTTTGATCTTTATGATATTATCCGCATTGACCACTTCCGGGGCTTTGAATCCTTCTGGGAGGTGCCTTTCGGCGCGCCGACTGCTGCCTATGGTCACTGGACCAAGGGGCCGGGTAACCAGCTTTTTGATAGTCTTAAAGCAGCCCGCGGTGATTTGGCGATTATTGCTGAAGATTTAGGTTATATGACCCAAGAAGTGATCGATATGCGCGATGCCACAGGCTATCCGGGCATGAGGATATTACAATTTGCCTTTGATGGTGAGGCTGATAGCGACGACCTACCTCACCATTATCCAGTAAACAGTGTGGCTTATGTGGGCACCCATGATAATGAAACAGCCCGTGGTTGGTATGAAGAAACTGCTAGCCAGGCAATCCGTGACCAGATGGATGCTTACTTGAACCGGCGACCAGGAGAACCTGCTTCTCATGCCCTTAACCGGGGGATTGCCGCCAGTGTCAGCGATACTGTGATTTATACTATGCAGGACTTATTAGATTTAGGTAATGAGGCACGGATGAATGTGCCGTCCACAATCGGCATTAATTGGATGTGGCGGATGGACAGCCGGGCAATTACAAACACGCTCAAGGAGCAGCTGCTTAATTTAACCAGCCTGTATTTCAGGGAGAACGAAAAATTAAGCGAAGACCCTGAGGACATTTAG
- the cysS gene encoding cysteine--tRNA ligase: protein MIKIYNSLTREKEELKPLRPGEISMYVCGPTVYNYIHIGNARSTVAFDTVRRYLEYRGYQVKYVSNFTDVDDKIINRAHEEGLTTDEVADKYIQAFYQDTDALNVMRATANPRVVENMADIIAFVADLIDKGYAYATNGDVYFRARQFKGYGKLSDQNLDDLREGASQRLASDDQAVKEDSVDFALWKAAKPGEVSWDSPWGIGRPGWHIECSVMATKYLGDTIDIHAGGHDLIFPHHENEIAQSEAKTGQTFANYWMHNGFVTMGDDGEKMSKSLGNFVLAHDLIAEIDPQVIRYFLATAHYRSPLKFSQQNIQDAKNNLEKLNNAYKNANYRLPTAVQALDQDDHELAKIASHEAAFVAAMDDDINTPNGMTVIFQLIRDMNVYSEQDQVSQAVLQAYLDSFSQLTGVFGLIFTSEADLLEDDIQALIDDRQAARQNKDFARADQIRDQLKAQGIELDDTPQGTRWKRVDQ, encoded by the coding sequence ATGATCAAAATTTACAACAGCTTAACTAGAGAAAAAGAAGAACTTAAACCACTACGGCCTGGTGAAATTAGCATGTATGTTTGTGGCCCTACCGTTTATAACTACATTCATATTGGTAATGCACGGTCAACAGTAGCTTTTGATACGGTACGCCGCTACTTGGAGTACCGGGGCTACCAGGTTAAATATGTTTCTAATTTTACTGATGTTGATGACAAGATTATTAACCGAGCGCATGAAGAGGGTCTTACAACTGATGAGGTCGCGGATAAATATATCCAGGCCTTCTACCAGGATACCGACGCCCTAAATGTGATGCGGGCTACTGCTAATCCCCGGGTAGTTGAAAATATGGCGGATATTATTGCTTTTGTGGCTGACCTAATTGATAAAGGCTATGCTTATGCAACTAATGGGGACGTATATTTCCGGGCGCGACAATTTAAGGGTTATGGCAAGCTATCAGACCAGAATTTAGATGACCTACGTGAAGGAGCTAGCCAGCGGCTTGCTAGTGATGATCAGGCAGTCAAAGAGGATAGTGTGGATTTTGCCCTTTGGAAAGCAGCCAAACCAGGTGAAGTATCTTGGGACTCACCTTGGGGGATAGGGCGTCCCGGTTGGCATATTGAATGTTCAGTTATGGCTACCAAGTATTTGGGGGATACAATTGATATTCATGCTGGTGGCCACGATTTAATTTTCCCGCATCATGAAAATGAGATTGCTCAGTCAGAAGCTAAAACCGGTCAAACTTTTGCTAACTATTGGATGCATAACGGTTTTGTAACTATGGGTGATGATGGCGAAAAAATGAGCAAGTCTTTAGGGAATTTTGTGCTGGCCCATGATTTAATTGCCGAAATTGATCCCCAAGTTATCCGCTATTTCTTAGCGACGGCCCACTACCGTAGTCCTTTGAAATTTAGCCAGCAAAACATCCAAGATGCTAAAAATAACTTGGAAAAATTAAATAATGCTTATAAAAATGCCAACTATCGTCTCCCAACAGCTGTGCAAGCACTGGACCAAGATGACCATGAGCTGGCAAAAATAGCTAGCCATGAGGCGGCCTTTGTTGCGGCTATGGATGATGATATCAATACCCCGAATGGCATGACTGTTATCTTCCAGCTGATAAGAGATATGAATGTATATAGTGAACAGGACCAGGTTTCTCAGGCTGTACTGCAAGCATACTTAGATAGTTTTAGCCAACTTACTGGTGTCTTTGGTCTCATATTTACTAGTGAAGCAGACTTACTTGAAGATGATATTCAGGCCCTAATTGATGACCGCCAAGCTGCCCGTCAAAACAAGGATTTTGCTCGCGCTGACCAGATTCGTGACCAGTTAAAGGCCCAGGGTATCGAATTAGATGATACACCGCAAGGGACCCGTTGGAAACGAGTTGACCAATAA
- the epsC gene encoding serine O-acetyltransferase EpsC, giving the protein MFSAIKELIGAYKANDVSIKSSLEVLLTIPGVHALGLHRVGHFFYRHRLYLIARLIANFSRFITGIEIHPGAQIGRRLVIDHGGGTVIGETAVVGDDVMIFHGVTLGGTGKDKGKRHPDVGDGAMIGAHAQVLGPICIGAHAKVGAGAIVLKDVPAYATAVGNPARNIERDSKQSEGVDKHDQNLQQLN; this is encoded by the coding sequence GTGTTTTCTGCAATTAAAGAGCTAATTGGTGCTTACAAGGCTAATGATGTCTCTATTAAATCCTCCTTAGAAGTGTTGCTCACTATCCCAGGTGTCCATGCTTTGGGTTTGCACAGAGTAGGTCATTTCTTCTATAGGCACCGTCTTTATTTAATCGCTCGTTTAATTGCAAATTTTTCACGCTTTATAACCGGAATAGAAATTCATCCGGGTGCCCAGATTGGTCGTCGCTTGGTGATTGATCATGGGGGTGGCACAGTGATTGGTGAAACAGCTGTGGTTGGTGATGATGTTATGATATTTCACGGTGTCACCTTAGGTGGGACCGGCAAAGATAAGGGTAAACGTCATCCTGATGTTGGCGACGGTGCAATGATTGGTGCCCATGCCCAGGTTTTAGGGCCAATTTGTATTGGTGCCCATGCCAAGGTTGGTGCGGGTGCAATTGTTCTTAAGGATGTGCCGGCCTATGCAACAGCTGTTGGCAATCCGGCCCGTAATATTGAAAGAGACAGCAAGCAGAGTGAGGGTGTCGATAAGCATGATCAAAATTTACAACAGCTTAACTAG
- a CDS encoding Mini-ribonuclease 3, with amino-acid sequence MVSDIRQINGLALAYLGDAEWEVMVRRHILAAGLTKPNQLHQTATRFVSAKGQARLMQAMLDQEGFLSDQELSYYKRGRNAKSHTAAKNTDIQTYRIATGFEALMGYLAVSQPSRFKAVAEWGITYLEESSHD; translated from the coding sequence ATGGTTAGTGATATTAGGCAAATAAATGGCTTAGCCTTAGCCTACTTGGGCGATGCGGAGTGGGAAGTAATGGTTAGACGCCATATTTTAGCTGCAGGATTAACTAAGCCTAACCAACTACACCAGACAGCTACCCGCTTTGTTTCTGCTAAGGGCCAGGCCCGCTTGATGCAAGCGATGCTAGACCAGGAGGGCTTTTTAAGTGACCAAGAACTAAGCTATTATAAACGCGGCCGTAATGCTAAAAGTCATACTGCTGCCAAAAATACTGATATTCAAACTTACCGAATTGCGACAGGCTTTGAGGCTTTGATGGGTTATTTGGCTGTGAGCCAGCCGAGTCGATTTAAAGCGGTTGCTGAATGGGGTATCACTTATTTAGAGGAGAGTAGCCATGACTAA
- a CDS encoding glycogen/starch/alpha-glucan phosphorylase, producing MPNNNVKSVAMEYLDKPISECTNQELYYILLKIVQREAKLLPVNNEKKKLYYISAEFLIGKMLSNNLLNLGIYDEVKAELAANGKSLDDIELAEIEPSLGNGGLGRLAACFLDSQATLGLTADGVGLNYHFGLFQQFFKFNQQGYKPDEWLIEPTWLTKSDVQYEVPFARFTLTSTLYDLEVLGYKQETRNRLRLFDLDSVNADIIEKGSISFDKTNIEENLTLFLYPDDSDRNGELLRIYQQYFMVSNAAQLIIDEALEKGSNLHDLDEYAVVQINDTHPALIIPEFVRLLTTKHGLTFEEAVDVVSKVVAFTNHTILQEALEKWPMNYLDEIIPDVANIIRGLSDLVKHNFPGNDAVSIIDNNDRAHMAHMAIHYGFSVNGVARLHTEILKNSELKAFYDIYPERFNNKTNGITFRRWIMASNHELSEFLDEKIGRAWHHDADLTGLYDFQDDEEVYQKLAEIKATKKEHLAEHLRITQNIPIRTNSIIDVQIKRIHEYKRQQMLALYIIKKYQMIKAGQKPKTPITILFGGKAAPAYTIAQDIIHLILTLSDLIQRDPEVRPYLQVEMVENYNVTEAEYLIPAADISEQISLASKEASGTGNMKFMLNGALILCTLDGANVEIAEKVGEDNIYIFGRSSEEIVDLYARNAYSAHDYYHREAIKPIVDFIVSDEMLELGNKENLRRLHTDIANKDYFMALIDLEEFIDVKEQMYADYEDQEAWMRKVLVNIAEAGYFSSDRTIREYNDDIWHLESNYQTEA from the coding sequence ATGCCAAATAATAATGTAAAAAGCGTTGCTATGGAATACCTAGATAAGCCGATTAGCGAATGCACCAACCAAGAGCTCTATTATATTTTATTAAAAATTGTTCAACGCGAAGCCAAATTATTGCCAGTCAATAATGAAAAGAAAAAGCTTTACTATATTTCAGCTGAATTTCTAATTGGTAAAATGTTAAGTAATAACTTGCTTAACCTAGGCATCTACGATGAAGTGAAGGCTGAGCTAGCTGCTAATGGCAAGTCATTGGATGATATTGAATTGGCTGAAATTGAGCCGTCACTAGGTAATGGTGGCTTAGGCCGTTTAGCAGCTTGTTTCTTAGACTCACAAGCTACCCTAGGCTTAACAGCTGATGGTGTTGGTTTGAACTACCACTTTGGTCTTTTCCAACAATTCTTTAAATTTAACCAACAAGGCTACAAACCAGATGAGTGGTTGATTGAGCCGACCTGGTTAACTAAGAGCGACGTGCAATATGAAGTACCCTTTGCCCGCTTTACCCTAACTTCCACTCTATATGATTTAGAAGTATTAGGTTACAAGCAAGAAACGCGTAACCGTTTGCGCTTATTTGACTTAGATTCAGTCAATGCTGATATTATTGAAAAGGGCTCAATTTCCTTTGATAAAACAAATATCGAAGAAAACCTAACCCTCTTCTTGTATCCAGATGATTCCGACCGTAACGGTGAATTATTACGTATTTACCAGCAATACTTCATGGTATCTAATGCTGCCCAATTAATTATTGACGAAGCCTTAGAAAAAGGTTCTAACCTACATGACCTGGATGAGTACGCTGTGGTACAAATCAACGATACCCACCCAGCCTTAATTATCCCTGAGTTTGTGCGCCTATTAACCACCAAGCATGGTTTGACCTTTGAAGAAGCTGTTGATGTGGTTAGCAAGGTTGTAGCATTCACCAACCACACTATCCTGCAAGAGGCCTTAGAAAAATGGCCAATGAACTATCTGGATGAAATTATTCCTGATGTGGCTAATATTATCCGCGGCTTATCTGATCTAGTGAAGCATAACTTCCCTGGTAATGATGCGGTAAGCATTATCGATAATAACGACCGGGCTCATATGGCGCATATGGCCATCCACTATGGTTTTTCAGTTAACGGGGTAGCACGTCTGCATACTGAAATCTTGAAGAATTCTGAACTTAAAGCCTTCTACGATATTTATCCTGAGCGCTTTAATAACAAGACGAACGGTATTACCTTCCGTCGTTGGATTATGGCTTCTAACCATGAATTAAGTGAATTCTTAGATGAAAAAATTGGTCGGGCTTGGCATCATGATGCCGACTTAACTGGTTTATATGACTTCCAAGATGATGAAGAAGTCTATCAAAAACTAGCTGAAATTAAGGCTACCAAGAAAGAACATTTGGCTGAACATCTCCGTATCACCCAAAATATTCCAATCCGGACTAACTCCATTATTGATGTCCAAATTAAACGGATTCATGAGTACAAGCGTCAACAAATGTTGGCCCTCTATATTATCAAGAAATATCAAATGATTAAGGCTGGTCAAAAACCAAAGACACCAATTACGATTCTCTTCGGTGGTAAGGCTGCGCCGGCTTATACCATTGCTCAGGATATTATTCACCTGATCTTGACTCTATCTGATTTGATCCAACGTGATCCAGAAGTTAGACCTTACTTACAGGTAGAAATGGTTGAAAACTATAATGTTACTGAGGCTGAGTACTTGATTCCGGCAGCTGATATTTCTGAACAAATTTCCTTGGCTTCTAAGGAAGCTTCTGGTACTGGTAACATGAAGTTCATGCTTAACGGGGCCTTGATCTTATGTACCTTAGATGGCGCCAACGTTGAGATTGCGGAAAAAGTTGGTGAAGATAATATCTATATCTTTGGTCGTTCTTCAGAGGAAATTGTTGACCTTTATGCGCGCAATGCTTATAGCGCTCACGACTATTATCACCGGGAAGCAATTAAGCCAATCGTGGACTTTATCGTTTCTGATGAAATGCTCGAGTTAGGTAACAAGGAAAACCTGCGTCGTCTCCATACGGATATTGCTAATAAAGACTACTTTATGGCCTTGATTGATTTGGAAGAATTTATCGATGTCAAAGAACAAATGTATGCTGATTATGAAGACCAAGAAGCCTGGATGCGTAAGGTCCTAGTTAACATCGCTGAAGCAGGTTACTTCTCAAGTGACCGGACTATCCGCGAGTATAATGATGATATCTGGCATTTAGAAAGTAATTATCAAACTGAAGCCTAG
- a CDS encoding iron-containing alcohol dehydrogenase family protein, with amino-acid sequence MLNDLKVKVGPQVYQYHEGALDDMVGILQAHRAQRILLVHGQVSWQKAQPYLAKLYRSKLTIYEEKHRGECSYVEANRLAQIIQSHHIDFVIGVGGGKICDVTLQAAAISNIPYGVVPTLASNCAPWTPISVMYKEDGSAEEISEHEDRQAVFMLADPRLIIDAPQRLFIAGVADTMAKWYESDAILSQEKFQLEAFPILARQTTIMCRDIMFDQAQQAIADMAAGQVTPAFKQVSEMIMAVAGLVGGFANKYARVTLAHAAHDALTAALPAIHQYNHGEIVAYGIFFQLAAEEKWSEIDRLQDFFRPLNLPCALADMGIVLDQDLARDLAQRMNRRSQVHTLPYQVDEDFLQTNFERLENYMAQKTAM; translated from the coding sequence TTGTTAAATGATTTAAAGGTCAAGGTTGGTCCCCAGGTCTACCAATACCATGAGGGTGCCCTTGACGATATGGTTGGTATTTTGCAGGCCCACCGTGCCCAGCGTATCTTGTTGGTTCACGGCCAGGTGTCCTGGCAAAAGGCGCAACCTTATTTAGCTAAACTTTATCGCAGTAAACTCACTATTTATGAAGAAAAACACCGGGGCGAGTGTTCCTATGTGGAAGCTAACCGCCTGGCTCAAATCATCCAAAGTCACCACATTGACTTTGTCATCGGCGTCGGTGGCGGCAAGATTTGTGATGTTACCCTACAAGCAGCAGCTATCAGTAATATCCCTTATGGCGTGGTGCCAACCTTGGCCTCTAACTGCGCCCCTTGGACGCCGATTTCTGTGATGTACAAGGAAGATGGTAGCGCTGAAGAAATTTCGGAACATGAAGACCGCCAAGCTGTTTTTATGCTAGCCGATCCGCGCTTAATTATTGATGCCCCCCAGCGGCTTTTTATCGCTGGTGTTGCAGATACCATGGCCAAGTGGTATGAGTCTGATGCCATTCTCTCCCAGGAAAAGTTCCAACTAGAAGCCTTTCCTATCTTGGCCCGGCAAACGACAATTATGTGTCGGGATATCATGTTTGACCAGGCCCAACAAGCCATTGCCGATATGGCAGCTGGTCAAGTTACCCCGGCCTTTAAACAGGTATCAGAAATGATTATGGCAGTGGCTGGCTTGGTAGGCGGTTTCGCTAACAAGTATGCTCGTGTGACCCTAGCCCATGCGGCCCATGATGCTTTGACGGCAGCCCTGCCGGCTATCCACCAGTATAACCATGGTGAGATTGTGGCTTATGGCATCTTCTTTCAGCTAGCAGCTGAAGAAAAGTGGTCGGAGATTGACCGCCTACAGGACTTCTTTAGGCCGCTTAACCTGCCGTGCGCTCTGGCTGATATGGGGATTGTCCTAGACCAGGACTTAGCGCGCGACTTGGCCCAGCGGATGAACCGGCGCAGCCAGGTCCACACGCTGCCTTACCAAGTTGATGAAGATTTCTTGCAAACTAATTTTGAGCGTCTAGAGAATTATATGGCTCAAAAGACGGCTATGTAA
- the rlmB gene encoding 23S rRNA (guanosine(2251)-2'-O)-methyltransferase RlmB — translation MTKDQKRSQEDFIYGIHAVNEAMSAGRPFNKLFVQDQADKQALAKLVGRAKKEKILVNFVPKKKLNELTDHANHQGVVAAVAAYEYADIDDMLALASSRQELPFILILDGIEDPHNLGSILRTADACGVHGVIIPNRRAVGLTQTVAKTSTGAIEHVPVARVTNLRQTVKKLKAAGVWVFGTDMQGQSYWEMQADLPLAIVIGNEGKGISPGLAKELDGTVTIPMVGHVQSLNASVACALISYKVLEKRQRAKG, via the coding sequence ATGACTAAAGACCAAAAAAGGAGCCAGGAAGATTTCATTTATGGTATTCATGCTGTAAATGAAGCCATGTCTGCTGGTCGTCCTTTTAACAAGTTATTTGTCCAAGACCAGGCCGATAAACAGGCCTTAGCTAAGTTAGTAGGCCGGGCTAAAAAAGAAAAGATTCTAGTTAATTTTGTGCCTAAAAAGAAGCTAAATGAACTGACTGACCATGCAAACCACCAAGGGGTAGTTGCAGCTGTAGCGGCTTATGAATACGCCGATATCGACGATATGCTAGCGCTGGCTAGCAGTCGTCAAGAACTGCCTTTTATTTTGATTTTAGATGGTATTGAAGATCCACATAATCTTGGCTCTATCTTGCGGACAGCTGATGCGTGCGGGGTACATGGGGTGATTATCCCTAACCGACGGGCGGTTGGTCTGACCCAGACGGTGGCCAAGACTTCGACTGGTGCGATTGAGCATGTGCCGGTGGCCCGGGTAACCAACCTGCGCCAAACGGTTAAAAAACTCAAGGCGGCTGGTGTGTGGGTATTTGGAACTGATATGCAAGGTCAAAGCTACTGGGAGATGCAGGCTGATTTGCCGCTAGCTATCGTGATTGGCAACGAGGGCAAAGGCATTTCGCCTGGTCTAGCTAAAGAGCTAGATGGAACGGTGACTATCCCTATGGTAGGGCATGTCCAGAGTCTGAATGCCAGTGTGGCTTGTGCCTTAATCAGTTACAAGGTATTGGAGAAGCGGCAAAGAGCTAAAGGATAG
- a CDS encoding NYN domain-containing protein — MARREQLIVDGYNMIGAWPPLVQLKDQDQMAAARDLLLALLSNYSAYHDIDTWVVFDAQFVPGISQRYQQFRLEVVFTGEGETADQFIEAMIEDRVNVLTNVTVATSDLAEQWLVFQKGALRKSANELWRDVIGTEKEIISENNDYNHRRYRRRSPWTSHQMKQLKYLLDNLSDQ; from the coding sequence ATGGCGAGGCGAGAGCAACTTATTGTTGATGGCTACAATATGATTGGTGCTTGGCCGCCATTAGTCCAGTTGAAAGACCAGGACCAAATGGCGGCGGCAAGAGATTTGCTACTGGCCCTTTTGTCTAACTATTCTGCTTATCATGATATTGACACTTGGGTTGTTTTTGACGCCCAGTTCGTGCCCGGCATTAGCCAGCGATACCAGCAATTTCGACTGGAGGTGGTCTTTACAGGAGAAGGGGAAACTGCTGATCAATTTATAGAAGCGATGATAGAAGACCGAGTGAATGTGTTGACTAATGTGACAGTGGCAACTAGTGATCTAGCCGAACAGTGGTTAGTTTTTCAAAAAGGGGCCCTACGTAAGTCAGCCAATGAATTGTGGCGGGATGTGATTGGTACTGAAAAAGAAATTATTAGCGAAAATAATGATTATAACCATCGCCGTTACCGCCGCCGTTCGCCTTGGACTAGTCATCAGATGAAGCAACTAAAGTATTTGCTGGATAATCTTAGTGACCAATAA